A stretch of Monomorium pharaonis isolate MP-MQ-018 chromosome 7, ASM1337386v2, whole genome shotgun sequence DNA encodes these proteins:
- the LOC105834516 gene encoding actin cytoskeleton-regulatory complex protein PAN1 isoform X4: MLNDNELRALLDEAITYKRPKDREGKSNLFKELLQEAEADETEEGRRVISNSRCLPGSNRRRHKRESVSERLTHGGSLQNLAQPLASEFDSSFAYLTSSSCHTYGSSRRKNKKYTGPSVSARQREGGSLPSNVNASHNLASLANLDLIFDKKKNFCEERSAYDWTNKEKSKSLDKPSLDNRHTSTKKDDKEKEKKELKRDTTNSVEAESETHEKRVNKGKYGTNDMLEPDNSPPEYKPDYTDRIIDLGDIEVGAISERNVGSATSGIQRPRSLDTENDEGTELKIIEPRKPIHYVTRATFDITQTCGQTPVDTTIEFPIRDHKQEKSKMSVTGTEVTGALFQPHNSVKCGIGGASNGSSTSQSKLVPSLCSVMPASWQTQNLAMEGSRYTTQHIAMKEPSVSGEKKSLDENGNAVQTYNGERKKPRRKHTQEHNVKVYNAENVEGHRNEDIDSLINFIENKESKSKKGKTSNPVRVKTSSGTKPRTREKDTKREQLPSKLKKSNSLEEISKTKLEDLTTEKSVSSSGASSVSSQHGVNIALRRPKQRSIGDATVDSRGDRRSWGTEEGQSIYCNDTGEDYMSRRNSNKKINPEPEHETEFLVVTKKKKSKKQRRSSSGGRAQNLTTSGSYLQNSRGFSNDYRTPLSPELRRKSASSMPPSDKSADSSDLDSVHSLPVTSNTSKHNLSKIATSSGGTPQASYADIARMATINMSHNLPILSTSSWPSVPPKTPSEPDKVPQDYYPSLDELQHPERKARQQQGQMNHAAASLSLAFEKPLSPTLKMKNSSDRKKAEAQEEAINKNIQVFKYVQDIEKMHESLTQATEQKEQKHGTSNNYSTNSIENTTTSTVTPRYNNSTTINYNPVDTDNNPNCTVNNKDAVTFPRVSNPRSRRNYVHSNQNVQVQGSYEEHVKKPATSYHEETVKKSHNIESVSQSESRTNSTIASNDGADGQKLKTTKPPQDSQSIEPESGGNNKMLNDPRTARVAKEYQSTTVKHDAVKVGVSQPQSSKQDNPQREADAENKKTKSQNTQSDKDQSQRPSTETQQVKNSTPRPAVILLDETSSDIAKNNNLPTELTFGFEINELLLSEDNGNEETPTIVANPAFPPAIPPLNVNKPPPNSSFERNPPLFAEKPVRYDKFPSNYHMQQPNAPSHSVPPVHPVMVQSLPYMSYPTRFAPPTYLPPPPPPPPGIMEKFHPPKEDFSMLYVAPEEELNVQTYNHDKIVSFVNLAWESVMKEMPVTTTGRIQFYSGQ, translated from the exons ATGTTAAATGATAATGAGTTACGTGCTCTGCTGGATGAAGCTATAACTTACAAACGTCCAAAAGATCGGGAAGGAAAATCCAATCTTTTTAAA GAACTTTTACAAGAAGCAGAAGCGGATGAGACTGAGGAAGGCCGTAGAGTGATATCTAATTCACGCTGTCTTCCAGGCTCAAATCGCAGAAGGCATAAACGAGAGTCTGTCTCCGAGCGTTTGACACATGGCGGATCATTGCAAAATTTAGCCCAACCTCTAGCCTCTGAATTCGACAGTAGTTTTGCTTATCTAACGTCTAGCTCGTGTCATACTTACGGAAGCAGTAGgagaaagaacaaaaaatatacaggACCCAGTGTCTCTGCTAGACAGAGGGAAGGTGGCTCGTTACCGTCGAATGTAAATGCATCGCATAACCTTGCCTCTTTGGCTAATTTAGATCTAATATTCGATAAAAAG AAAAACTTCTGCGAGGAACGATCGGCTTATGACTGGACCAATAAGGAAAAATCCAAGTCTTTAGACAAACCGTCATTAGACAACCGACACACCAGCACGAAGAAAGACGATAAGGAGAAGGAAAAGAAGGAACTGAAAAGAGACACCACTAATTCAGTCGAGGCAGAGTCTGAGACACATGAGAAACGAGTCAACAAGGGAAAATACGGAACAAATGACATGTTGGAGCCTGATAATTCACCTCCAGAATATAAACCGGATTACACGGATCGGATTATCGACTTGGGCGATATTGAg GTAGGTGCTATCAGTGAAAGAAATGTAGGATCTGCGACGAGTGGGATTCAAAGGCCTCGTTCATTAGACACCGAAAATGACGAAGGGACCGAACTGAAAATTATTGAACCGCGAAAACCCATACATTATGTTACACGAGCGACTTTCGATATAACTCAGACCTGTGGACAGACACCTGTGGACACCACTATAGAATTTCCCATACGTGATCACAAGcaagaaaaatcaaaaatgtcTGTTACTGGTACGGAGGTGACGGGGGCATTGTTTCAACCACACAACAGCGTAAAATGCGGTATAGGTGGGGCTTCAAATGGTTCTAGCACTAGCCAGAGCAAACTTGTACCTAGTTTATGCTCCGTGATGCCGGCATCTTGGCAAACGCAGAATCTAGCAATGG AAGGCTCTAGGTATACAACGCAGCACATTGCGATGAAAGAGCCATCCGTGTCAGGAGAGAAAAAGTCGTTGGACGAAAATGGAAACGCAGTACAGACTTACAATGGTGAACGAAAGAAACCCCGAAGAAAACACACTCAGGAACACAATGTCAAGGTTTATAATGCTGAAAATGTCGAGGGCCATCGTAACGAGGATATCGATagtctaattaatttcattgagAATAAAGAATCTAAGAGCAAAAAAGGAAAGACCAGTAATCCCGTTAGAGTAAAGACTAGTTCTGGCACAAAACCAAGAACCAGAGAGAAAGATACGAAGAGAGAACAGTTGCCTTCCAAATTGAAGAAGTCTAATTCCCTGGAAGAGATCTCGAAGACGAAATTAGAGGATCTCACGACGGAGAAGAGTGTTAGTTCCAGCGGTGCCAGCAGTGTGTCCAGTCAACATG GCGTAAATATAGCATTGCGACGTCCAAAGCAAAGAAGCATCGGAGATGCGACAGTTGATAGTCGGGGCGACAGGCGATCCTGGGGAACAGAGGAAGGTCAATCGATATATTGCAACGACACGGGAGAAGACTATATGAGTCGTCGTAATtccaacaaaaaaattaatccagAACCTGAACATGAAACGGAGTTTTTGGTAgttacgaaaaagaaaaagagcaaAAAGCAAAGAAGAAGCTCCAGTGGCGGCAGGGCACAAAACCTAACAACGTCGGGATCATATCTCCAGAATTCCAGAGGATTCTCTAACGACTACAGGACACCTCTTTCGCCCGAACTCCGAAGAAAATCGGCTAGCAGTATGCCTCCGAG CGACAAGTCGGCTGATAGTAGCGATTTGGATTCAGTCCACTCATTGCCAGTTACGTCGAATACCTCGAAGCACAATCTGTCTAAAATCGCGACATCATCGGGTGGCACTCCGCAGGCGAGTTACGCGGATATAGCGCGCATGGCTACTATCAATATGTCGCATAATCTGCCCATACTGAGCACATCGTCGTGGCCCAGTGTTCCGCCTAAGACTCCTTCAGAACCGGATAAAGTGCCTCAAGATTATTATCCGAGTCTTGACGAATTGCAGCATCCGGAGAGAAAAGCGAGGCAACAACAAGGACAAATGAATCACGCAGCAGCGAGTTTAAGTTTGGCTTTTGAGAAGCCACTTTCGCCGActttgaaaatgaaaaattcgtCGGATAGAAAGAAAGCCGAGGCTCAGGAAGAGGCCATCAATAAGAACATTCAAGTGTTTAAATATGTGCAAGACATCGAGAAGATGCACGAAAGCCTAACGCAAGCGACAGAGCAGAAGGAACAGAAACATGGGACTTCCAACAATTATAGCACGAATTCAATCGAGAATACCACGACAAGTACCGTAACGCCAAGATACAATAATAGTACAACGATAAATTATAATCCAGTCGATACTGACAACAATCCTAACTGTACCGTCAACAATAAAGATGCTGTTACGTTTCCACGAGTCAGCAATCCTCGCTCTCGTAGAAATTACGTACACAGTAATCAAAATGTACAAGTTCAGGGATCGTACGAAGAACATGTTAAAAAGCCCGCGACTTCCTATCACGAGGAAACTGTCAAGAAGTCGCATAATATCGAGTCTGTCTCGCAGTCCGAGAGCAGAACTAATTCAACAATCGCGTCGAACGACGGCGCGGATGGGCAAAAGTTGAAAACTACAAAACCTCCACAGGACTCGCAGAGTATTGAGCCTGAATCTGGCGGTAACAACAAAATGCTCAACGATCCGAGGACAGCGAGGGTCGCGAAGGAGTATCAGAGCACTACGGTGAAGCATGATGCGGTGAAAGTGGGAGTCAGTCAACCTCAAAGCTCGAAGCAAGATAATCCGCAGCGCGAAGCAGACGCTGAAAACAAGAAGACGAAGTCGCAGAACACGCAGTCCGATAAAGACCAATCACAGAGACCGTCCACGGAAACGCAGCAGGTAAAGAACTCTACTCCTAGACCAGCTGTAATCCTGTTGGACGAGACCTCCTCGGACATCGCGAAGAACAACAATCTGCCGACTGAGCTCACGTTCGGTTTCGAAATAAACGAGCTGCTGCTTTCGGAGGACAATGGCAACGAGGAAACCCCGACAATAGTAGCGAACCCCGCTTTTCCACCGGCCATACCTCCGCTCAACGTCAACAAACCGCCACCCAACAGCAGTTTCGAGAGGAATCCGCCATTGTTTGCCGAGAAACCCGTGAGATACGACAAGTTCCCGTCAAACTATCACATGCAGCAGCCGAACGCTCCTTCTCATTCTGTGCCGCCTGTGCATCCAGTCATGGTGCAATCGTTGCCGTACATGAGTTATCCTACCAGATTCGCGCCACCTACGTACCTGCCACCGCCGCCTCCACCACCGCCTGGAATCATGGAGAAGTTTCATCCGCCTAAGGAAGATTTCTCCATGCTTTATGTAGCGCCCGAGGAAGAGCTGAATGTGCAGACGTATAATCACGACAAGATCGTGTCGTTCGTTAACTTAG CATGGGAATCTGTCATGAAAGAAATGCCAGTAACAACAACCGGTCGCATACAATTCTATAGCGGACAGTGA
- the LOC105834516 gene encoding actin cytoskeleton-regulatory complex protein PAN1 isoform X3 yields the protein MLNDNELRALLDEAITYKRPKDREGKSNLFKNYVYASQELLQEAEADETEEGRRVISNSRCLPGSNRRRHKRESVSERLTHGGSLQNLAQPLASEFDSSFAYLTSSSCHTYGSSRRKNKKYTGPSVSARQREGGSLPSNVNASHNLASLANLDLIFDKKKNFCEERSAYDWTNKEKSKSLDKPSLDNRHTSTKKDDKEKEKKELKRDTTNSVEAESETHEKRVNKGKYGTNDMLEPDNSPPEYKPDYTDRIIDLGDIEVGAISERNVGSATSGIQRPRSLDTENDEGTELKIIEPRKPIHYVTRATFDITQTCGQTPVDTTIEFPIRDHKQEKSKMSVTGTEVTGALFQPHNSVKCGIGGASNGSSTSQSKLVPSLCSVMPASWQTQNLAMEGSRYTTQHIAMKEPSVSGEKKSLDENGNAVQTYNGERKKPRRKHTQEHNVKVYNAENVEGHRNEDIDSLINFIENKESKSKKGKTSNPVRVKTSSGTKPRTREKDTKREQLPSKLKKSNSLEEISKTKLEDLTTEKSVSSSGASSVSSQHGVNIALRRPKQRSIGDATVDSRGDRRSWGTEEGQSIYCNDTGEDYMSRRNSNKKINPEPEHETEFLVVTKKKKSKKQRRSSSGGRAQNLTTSGSYLQNSRGFSNDYRTPLSPELRRKSASSMPPSDKSADSSDLDSVHSLPVTSNTSKHNLSKIATSSGGTPQASYADIARMATINMSHNLPILSTSSWPSVPPKTPSEPDKVPQDYYPSLDELQHPERKARQQQGQMNHAAASLSLAFEKPLSPTLKMKNSSDRKKAEAQEEAINKNIQVFKYVQDIEKMHESLTQATEQKEQKHGTSNNYSTNSIENTTTSTVTPRYNNSTTINYNPVDTDNNPNCTVNNKDAVTFPRVSNPRSRRNYVHSNQNVQVQGSYEEHVKKPATSYHEETVKKSHNIESVSQSESRTNSTIASNDGADGQKLKTTKPPQDSQSIEPESGGNNKMLNDPRTARVAKEYQSTTVKHDAVKVGVSQPQSSKQDNPQREADAENKKTKSQNTQSDKDQSQRPSTETQQVKNSTPRPAVILLDETSSDIAKNNNLPTELTFGFEINELLLSEDNGNEETPTIVANPAFPPAIPPLNVNKPPPNSSFERNPPLFAEKPVRYDKFPSNYHMQQPNAPSHSVPPVHPVMVQSLPYMSYPTRFAPPTYLPPPPPPPPGIMEKFHPPKEDFSMLYVAPEEELNVQTYNHDKIVSFVNLAWESVMKEMPVTTTGRIQFYSGQ from the exons ATGTTAAATGATAATGAGTTACGTGCTCTGCTGGATGAAGCTATAACTTACAAACGTCCAAAAGATCGGGAAGGAAAATCCAATCTTTTTAAA AATTATGTGTATGCTTCACAGGAACTTTTACAAGAAGCAGAAGCGGATGAGACTGAGGAAGGCCGTAGAGTGATATCTAATTCACGCTGTCTTCCAGGCTCAAATCGCAGAAGGCATAAACGAGAGTCTGTCTCCGAGCGTTTGACACATGGCGGATCATTGCAAAATTTAGCCCAACCTCTAGCCTCTGAATTCGACAGTAGTTTTGCTTATCTAACGTCTAGCTCGTGTCATACTTACGGAAGCAGTAGgagaaagaacaaaaaatatacaggACCCAGTGTCTCTGCTAGACAGAGGGAAGGTGGCTCGTTACCGTCGAATGTAAATGCATCGCATAACCTTGCCTCTTTGGCTAATTTAGATCTAATATTCGATAAAAAG AAAAACTTCTGCGAGGAACGATCGGCTTATGACTGGACCAATAAGGAAAAATCCAAGTCTTTAGACAAACCGTCATTAGACAACCGACACACCAGCACGAAGAAAGACGATAAGGAGAAGGAAAAGAAGGAACTGAAAAGAGACACCACTAATTCAGTCGAGGCAGAGTCTGAGACACATGAGAAACGAGTCAACAAGGGAAAATACGGAACAAATGACATGTTGGAGCCTGATAATTCACCTCCAGAATATAAACCGGATTACACGGATCGGATTATCGACTTGGGCGATATTGAg GTAGGTGCTATCAGTGAAAGAAATGTAGGATCTGCGACGAGTGGGATTCAAAGGCCTCGTTCATTAGACACCGAAAATGACGAAGGGACCGAACTGAAAATTATTGAACCGCGAAAACCCATACATTATGTTACACGAGCGACTTTCGATATAACTCAGACCTGTGGACAGACACCTGTGGACACCACTATAGAATTTCCCATACGTGATCACAAGcaagaaaaatcaaaaatgtcTGTTACTGGTACGGAGGTGACGGGGGCATTGTTTCAACCACACAACAGCGTAAAATGCGGTATAGGTGGGGCTTCAAATGGTTCTAGCACTAGCCAGAGCAAACTTGTACCTAGTTTATGCTCCGTGATGCCGGCATCTTGGCAAACGCAGAATCTAGCAATGG AAGGCTCTAGGTATACAACGCAGCACATTGCGATGAAAGAGCCATCCGTGTCAGGAGAGAAAAAGTCGTTGGACGAAAATGGAAACGCAGTACAGACTTACAATGGTGAACGAAAGAAACCCCGAAGAAAACACACTCAGGAACACAATGTCAAGGTTTATAATGCTGAAAATGTCGAGGGCCATCGTAACGAGGATATCGATagtctaattaatttcattgagAATAAAGAATCTAAGAGCAAAAAAGGAAAGACCAGTAATCCCGTTAGAGTAAAGACTAGTTCTGGCACAAAACCAAGAACCAGAGAGAAAGATACGAAGAGAGAACAGTTGCCTTCCAAATTGAAGAAGTCTAATTCCCTGGAAGAGATCTCGAAGACGAAATTAGAGGATCTCACGACGGAGAAGAGTGTTAGTTCCAGCGGTGCCAGCAGTGTGTCCAGTCAACATG GCGTAAATATAGCATTGCGACGTCCAAAGCAAAGAAGCATCGGAGATGCGACAGTTGATAGTCGGGGCGACAGGCGATCCTGGGGAACAGAGGAAGGTCAATCGATATATTGCAACGACACGGGAGAAGACTATATGAGTCGTCGTAATtccaacaaaaaaattaatccagAACCTGAACATGAAACGGAGTTTTTGGTAgttacgaaaaagaaaaagagcaaAAAGCAAAGAAGAAGCTCCAGTGGCGGCAGGGCACAAAACCTAACAACGTCGGGATCATATCTCCAGAATTCCAGAGGATTCTCTAACGACTACAGGACACCTCTTTCGCCCGAACTCCGAAGAAAATCGGCTAGCAGTATGCCTCCGAG CGACAAGTCGGCTGATAGTAGCGATTTGGATTCAGTCCACTCATTGCCAGTTACGTCGAATACCTCGAAGCACAATCTGTCTAAAATCGCGACATCATCGGGTGGCACTCCGCAGGCGAGTTACGCGGATATAGCGCGCATGGCTACTATCAATATGTCGCATAATCTGCCCATACTGAGCACATCGTCGTGGCCCAGTGTTCCGCCTAAGACTCCTTCAGAACCGGATAAAGTGCCTCAAGATTATTATCCGAGTCTTGACGAATTGCAGCATCCGGAGAGAAAAGCGAGGCAACAACAAGGACAAATGAATCACGCAGCAGCGAGTTTAAGTTTGGCTTTTGAGAAGCCACTTTCGCCGActttgaaaatgaaaaattcgtCGGATAGAAAGAAAGCCGAGGCTCAGGAAGAGGCCATCAATAAGAACATTCAAGTGTTTAAATATGTGCAAGACATCGAGAAGATGCACGAAAGCCTAACGCAAGCGACAGAGCAGAAGGAACAGAAACATGGGACTTCCAACAATTATAGCACGAATTCAATCGAGAATACCACGACAAGTACCGTAACGCCAAGATACAATAATAGTACAACGATAAATTATAATCCAGTCGATACTGACAACAATCCTAACTGTACCGTCAACAATAAAGATGCTGTTACGTTTCCACGAGTCAGCAATCCTCGCTCTCGTAGAAATTACGTACACAGTAATCAAAATGTACAAGTTCAGGGATCGTACGAAGAACATGTTAAAAAGCCCGCGACTTCCTATCACGAGGAAACTGTCAAGAAGTCGCATAATATCGAGTCTGTCTCGCAGTCCGAGAGCAGAACTAATTCAACAATCGCGTCGAACGACGGCGCGGATGGGCAAAAGTTGAAAACTACAAAACCTCCACAGGACTCGCAGAGTATTGAGCCTGAATCTGGCGGTAACAACAAAATGCTCAACGATCCGAGGACAGCGAGGGTCGCGAAGGAGTATCAGAGCACTACGGTGAAGCATGATGCGGTGAAAGTGGGAGTCAGTCAACCTCAAAGCTCGAAGCAAGATAATCCGCAGCGCGAAGCAGACGCTGAAAACAAGAAGACGAAGTCGCAGAACACGCAGTCCGATAAAGACCAATCACAGAGACCGTCCACGGAAACGCAGCAGGTAAAGAACTCTACTCCTAGACCAGCTGTAATCCTGTTGGACGAGACCTCCTCGGACATCGCGAAGAACAACAATCTGCCGACTGAGCTCACGTTCGGTTTCGAAATAAACGAGCTGCTGCTTTCGGAGGACAATGGCAACGAGGAAACCCCGACAATAGTAGCGAACCCCGCTTTTCCACCGGCCATACCTCCGCTCAACGTCAACAAACCGCCACCCAACAGCAGTTTCGAGAGGAATCCGCCATTGTTTGCCGAGAAACCCGTGAGATACGACAAGTTCCCGTCAAACTATCACATGCAGCAGCCGAACGCTCCTTCTCATTCTGTGCCGCCTGTGCATCCAGTCATGGTGCAATCGTTGCCGTACATGAGTTATCCTACCAGATTCGCGCCACCTACGTACCTGCCACCGCCGCCTCCACCACCGCCTGGAATCATGGAGAAGTTTCATCCGCCTAAGGAAGATTTCTCCATGCTTTATGTAGCGCCCGAGGAAGAGCTGAATGTGCAGACGTATAATCACGACAAGATCGTGTCGTTCGTTAACTTAG CATGGGAATCTGTCATGAAAGAAATGCCAGTAACAACAACCGGTCGCATACAATTCTATAGCGGACAGTGA